A region of Takifugu rubripes chromosome 6, fTakRub1.2, whole genome shotgun sequence DNA encodes the following proteins:
- the LOC105416516 gene encoding rab9 effector protein with kelch motifs-like isoform X2, which translates to MALASGHWLEKEMRGAAPSPRHGHALALAGNVAFLFGGASTFNHKEDNPVYHNDFHMLTDDVTWEEIPQNGYVPSAREGHSLCVVKGKLYLFGGTSDPRASECLPGVYSFDIVSLIWECLAVRGVALTTLRHSSAVVGDNIYVYGGLLKGNPTNDLMVFNTVALNWTPVKTGGWLPPALSDHSFALVGEQLFMFGGYEENGDFCRDLHVLNSETLVWQKWEVKGEAPSACRSQTLTAHHDKDIYLFGGKRTTNDGTLMSSNELHKLSIAKMKWKVPLYIGVPPAHRHGHTAFIFHSHLFVFGGKNEEQEFNDLKVMKLINPSERQPVMKEILSEFGLRGVSHSFTPTKVPNIRYELSQSPPFSQSSATVMSTQVSGSRDFVAVRDEALKMIHSAFNLLDQEFQNLDGQKAELAKATAALQREREAQEAHKQQQKQELQEMIEKHRSKNEAWLRARAEENDRERRELCSLRVSKHVTSAFFHFLHSCYVWLQRRDAFFLRRRCCSSRRD; encoded by the exons atGGCACTAGCTAGTGGACACTGGCTGGAGAAGGAGATGAGGGGAGCTGCTCCAAGTCCCAG ACATGGTCATGCCTTAGCGTTGGCAGGAAATGTGGCCTTTCTCTTTGGAGGAGCCTCCACCTTCAACCACAAG GAGGACAACCCTGTTTATCACAATGACTTCCACATGCTAACAG ATGACGTGACGTGGGAGGAAATTCCTCAGAATGGGTACGTTCCCTCAGCCAGAGAAGGACACAGTCTATG TGTGGTGAAAGGTAAGCTCTATCTGTTTGGAGGAACGTCTGATCCCAGAGCTTCCGAGTGTCTTCCTGGAGTCTACAGCTTTGACATAG TGTCTCTGATCTGGGAATGCTTGGCTGTCAGGGGTGTGGCCCTCACAACCCTCAGACACAGCTCCGCTGTCGTGGGAGACAACATCTATGTGTACGGAGGCCTTCTGAAAGGGAATCCTACCAATGATCTCATGGTGTTCAACACAG TGGCTCTGAACTGGACACCAGTTAAAACTGGCGGATGGCTGCCACCCGCTCT gtCAGATCATAGTTTTGCTCTGGTTGGAGAGCAGCTTTTCATGTTTGGAGGTTATGAGGAAAATGGAGACTTCTGCAGAGACCTCCATGTTCTCAACAGCG AGACTTTGGTGTGGCAGAaatgggaggtgaagggagaaGCACCCTCAGCCTGCAGAAGTCAAACGCTGACGGCACATCATGataaa GATATCTACCTTTTTGGGGGCAAACGCACTACTAACGATGGAACGCTAATGTCTTCCAATGAACTGCATAAACTCAGCATTG CTAAGATGAAATGGAAGGTTCCTCTCTACATCGGAGTTCCTCCAGCTCATCGCCACGGACACACTGCCTTCATTTTCCACAGCCAT CTGTTTGTATTTGGGGGCAAGaatgaggagcaggagtttAACGACCTGAAGGTGATGAAACTCATTAACCCTTCAGAGAGACAACCAG TGATGAAGGAGATTCTGTCAGAGTTTGGCCTGCGGGGAGTCAGCCACAG CTTCACTCCCACAAAGGTTCCCAACATCCGCTATGAGCTGAGCCAGTCTCCTCCGTTCAGCCAGTCCAGTGCCACAGTCATGAgtacacag gtttctggCAGCAGAGACTTTGTCGCAGTTCGGGATGAAGCCTTGAAAATGATCCACTCAGCCTTCAATCTGCTGGACCAAGAGTTTCAGAATCTGGACGG cCAGAAGGCTGAGCTGGCTAAAGCTACTGCTGCTTTACAAAGAGAACGAGAAGCTCAAGAAGctcacaaacaacaacagaaacag gagctgcaggaaatgaTAGAAAAACATCGCTCTAAAAATGAGGCATGGCTCCGTGCAAGAGCAGAGGAGAACGACCGTGAGAGAAGGGAGCTCTGCAGCCTCAGAGTCAGTAAACATGTGACTTCAgcttttttccatttcctgcACAGCTGTTATGTGTGGCTGCAGCGCCGCGATGCCTTTTtcctcaggaggaggtgctgcagcagcaggagagactGA
- the LOC105416516 gene encoding rab9 effector protein with kelch motifs-like isoform X1, with protein sequence MALASGHWLEKEMRGAAPSPRHGHALALAGNVAFLFGGASTFNHKEDNPVYHNDFHMLTVSPDDVTWEEIPQNGYVPSAREGHSLCVVKGKLYLFGGTSDPRASECLPGVYSFDIVSLIWECLAVRGVALTTLRHSSAVVGDNIYVYGGLLKGNPTNDLMVFNTVALNWTPVKTGGWLPPALSDHSFALVGEQLFMFGGYEENGDFCRDLHVLNSETLVWQKWEVKGEAPSACRSQTLTAHHDKDIYLFGGKRTTNDGTLMSSNELHKLSIAKMKWKVPLYIGVPPAHRHGHTAFIFHSHLFVFGGKNEEQEFNDLKVMKLINPSERQPVMKEILSEFGLRGVSHSFTPTKVPNIRYELSQSPPFSQSSATVMSTQVSGSRDFVAVRDEALKMIHSAFNLLDQEFQNLDGQKAELAKATAALQREREAQEAHKQQQKQELQEMIEKHRSKNEAWLRARAEENDRERRELCSLRVSKHVTSAFFHFLHSCYVWLQRRDAFFLRRRCCSSRRD encoded by the exons atGGCACTAGCTAGTGGACACTGGCTGGAGAAGGAGATGAGGGGAGCTGCTCCAAGTCCCAG ACATGGTCATGCCTTAGCGTTGGCAGGAAATGTGGCCTTTCTCTTTGGAGGAGCCTCCACCTTCAACCACAAG GAGGACAACCCTGTTTATCACAATGACTTCCACATGCTAACAG TTTCTCCAGATGACGTGACGTGGGAGGAAATTCCTCAGAATGGGTACGTTCCCTCAGCCAGAGAAGGACACAGTCTATG TGTGGTGAAAGGTAAGCTCTATCTGTTTGGAGGAACGTCTGATCCCAGAGCTTCCGAGTGTCTTCCTGGAGTCTACAGCTTTGACATAG TGTCTCTGATCTGGGAATGCTTGGCTGTCAGGGGTGTGGCCCTCACAACCCTCAGACACAGCTCCGCTGTCGTGGGAGACAACATCTATGTGTACGGAGGCCTTCTGAAAGGGAATCCTACCAATGATCTCATGGTGTTCAACACAG TGGCTCTGAACTGGACACCAGTTAAAACTGGCGGATGGCTGCCACCCGCTCT gtCAGATCATAGTTTTGCTCTGGTTGGAGAGCAGCTTTTCATGTTTGGAGGTTATGAGGAAAATGGAGACTTCTGCAGAGACCTCCATGTTCTCAACAGCG AGACTTTGGTGTGGCAGAaatgggaggtgaagggagaaGCACCCTCAGCCTGCAGAAGTCAAACGCTGACGGCACATCATGataaa GATATCTACCTTTTTGGGGGCAAACGCACTACTAACGATGGAACGCTAATGTCTTCCAATGAACTGCATAAACTCAGCATTG CTAAGATGAAATGGAAGGTTCCTCTCTACATCGGAGTTCCTCCAGCTCATCGCCACGGACACACTGCCTTCATTTTCCACAGCCAT CTGTTTGTATTTGGGGGCAAGaatgaggagcaggagtttAACGACCTGAAGGTGATGAAACTCATTAACCCTTCAGAGAGACAACCAG TGATGAAGGAGATTCTGTCAGAGTTTGGCCTGCGGGGAGTCAGCCACAG CTTCACTCCCACAAAGGTTCCCAACATCCGCTATGAGCTGAGCCAGTCTCCTCCGTTCAGCCAGTCCAGTGCCACAGTCATGAgtacacag gtttctggCAGCAGAGACTTTGTCGCAGTTCGGGATGAAGCCTTGAAAATGATCCACTCAGCCTTCAATCTGCTGGACCAAGAGTTTCAGAATCTGGACGG cCAGAAGGCTGAGCTGGCTAAAGCTACTGCTGCTTTACAAAGAGAACGAGAAGCTCAAGAAGctcacaaacaacaacagaaacag gagctgcaggaaatgaTAGAAAAACATCGCTCTAAAAATGAGGCATGGCTCCGTGCAAGAGCAGAGGAGAACGACCGTGAGAGAAGGGAGCTCTGCAGCCTCAGAGTCAGTAAACATGTGACTTCAgcttttttccatttcctgcACAGCTGTTATGTGTGGCTGCAGCGCCGCGATGCCTTTTtcctcaggaggaggtgctgcagcagcaggagagactGA
- the LOC105416516 gene encoding rab9 effector protein with kelch motifs-like isoform X3: protein MALASGHWLEKEMRGAAPSPRHGHALALAGNVAFLFGGASTFNHKEDNPVYHNDFHMLTVSPDDVTWEEIPQNGYVPSAREGHSLCVVKGKLYLFGGTSDPRASECLPGVYSFDIVSLIWECLAVRGVALTTLRHSSAVVGDNIYVYGGLLKGNPTNDLMVFNTVALNWTPVKTGGWLPPALSDHSFALVGEQLFMFGGYEENGDFCRDLHVLNSETLVWQKWEVKGEAPSACRSQTLTAHHDKDIYLFGGKRTTNDGTLMSSNELHKLSIAKMKWKVPLYIGVPPAHRHGHTAFIFHSHLFVFGGKNEEQEFNDLKVMKLINPSERQPVMKEILSEFGLRGVSHSFTPTKVPNIRYELSQSPPFSQSSATVMSTQVSGSRDFVAVRDEALKMIHSAFNLLDQEFQNLDGQKAELAKATAALQREREAQEAHKQQQKQELQEMIEKHRSKNEAWLRARAEENDRERRELCSLREEVLQQQERLKEEQRGIQQRSKHLLSIMQQFKGL from the exons atGGCACTAGCTAGTGGACACTGGCTGGAGAAGGAGATGAGGGGAGCTGCTCCAAGTCCCAG ACATGGTCATGCCTTAGCGTTGGCAGGAAATGTGGCCTTTCTCTTTGGAGGAGCCTCCACCTTCAACCACAAG GAGGACAACCCTGTTTATCACAATGACTTCCACATGCTAACAG TTTCTCCAGATGACGTGACGTGGGAGGAAATTCCTCAGAATGGGTACGTTCCCTCAGCCAGAGAAGGACACAGTCTATG TGTGGTGAAAGGTAAGCTCTATCTGTTTGGAGGAACGTCTGATCCCAGAGCTTCCGAGTGTCTTCCTGGAGTCTACAGCTTTGACATAG TGTCTCTGATCTGGGAATGCTTGGCTGTCAGGGGTGTGGCCCTCACAACCCTCAGACACAGCTCCGCTGTCGTGGGAGACAACATCTATGTGTACGGAGGCCTTCTGAAAGGGAATCCTACCAATGATCTCATGGTGTTCAACACAG TGGCTCTGAACTGGACACCAGTTAAAACTGGCGGATGGCTGCCACCCGCTCT gtCAGATCATAGTTTTGCTCTGGTTGGAGAGCAGCTTTTCATGTTTGGAGGTTATGAGGAAAATGGAGACTTCTGCAGAGACCTCCATGTTCTCAACAGCG AGACTTTGGTGTGGCAGAaatgggaggtgaagggagaaGCACCCTCAGCCTGCAGAAGTCAAACGCTGACGGCACATCATGataaa GATATCTACCTTTTTGGGGGCAAACGCACTACTAACGATGGAACGCTAATGTCTTCCAATGAACTGCATAAACTCAGCATTG CTAAGATGAAATGGAAGGTTCCTCTCTACATCGGAGTTCCTCCAGCTCATCGCCACGGACACACTGCCTTCATTTTCCACAGCCAT CTGTTTGTATTTGGGGGCAAGaatgaggagcaggagtttAACGACCTGAAGGTGATGAAACTCATTAACCCTTCAGAGAGACAACCAG TGATGAAGGAGATTCTGTCAGAGTTTGGCCTGCGGGGAGTCAGCCACAG CTTCACTCCCACAAAGGTTCCCAACATCCGCTATGAGCTGAGCCAGTCTCCTCCGTTCAGCCAGTCCAGTGCCACAGTCATGAgtacacag gtttctggCAGCAGAGACTTTGTCGCAGTTCGGGATGAAGCCTTGAAAATGATCCACTCAGCCTTCAATCTGCTGGACCAAGAGTTTCAGAATCTGGACGG cCAGAAGGCTGAGCTGGCTAAAGCTACTGCTGCTTTACAAAGAGAACGAGAAGCTCAAGAAGctcacaaacaacaacagaaacag gagctgcaggaaatgaTAGAAAAACATCGCTCTAAAAATGAGGCATGGCTCCGTGCAAGAGCAGAGGAGAACGACCGTGAGAGAAGGGAGCTCTGCAGCCTCAGA gaggaggtgctgcagcagcaggagagactGAAGGAAGAGCAACGTGGGATCCAGCAACGTAGCAAACACCTTCTGTCCATCATGCAGCAGTTCAAAGGGCTGTGA